The following proteins are encoded in a genomic region of Phaeodactylum tricornutum CCAP 1055/1 chromosome 1, whole genome shotgun sequence:
- a CDS encoding predicted protein — protein sequence MRIAVGDFFQRCRRIPSGIFDNLHKEIEFTGQSPLELLDRHWNWGNVMSLMENTIVWIGAGAFLARTTPDFAPQNVPPRGQNWHMLVSTFADDTEDVFRATVLIYGTTREQAVDAFRFVFELLIFDSQLTRVHFQTNGAVPFRFPVTPFQIQSLLINHRSFERIALWNVDLDVEQCQKIGTFVDQKTLIYLSGCSYTESAFAALFSCDGTSGLRKLKLMETVSSSTVAAIFCKKCRLRELALVNNHLDKNCKQQITEGIRNNKTLVRFDLQQNEMTDFEWISLFQAVRDHPTLESLDVSRKRVCGLLLTR from the exons GAGTGGAATCTTCGACAATCTACACAAGGAAATTGAGTTCACGGGGCAGAGCCCCCTAGAATTGCTAGATCGACATTGGAACTGGGGAAATGTCATGAGCTTGATGGAAAACACTATTGTATGGATAGGAGCTGGGGCTTTTCTCGCCCGGACGACCCCCGACTTCGCTCCCCAGAACGTGCCACCTAGAGGACAAAATTGGCATATGCTCGTGTCAACCTTTGCTGATGATACAGAAGACGTGTTTCGGGCAACTGTGCTTATTTACGGAACCACGAGAGAGCAAGCGGTTGATGCCTTCCGGTTTGTGTTTGAGCTCTTGATCTTTGATAGTCAATTGACAAGAGTCCACTTTCAAACTAATGGTGCCGTCCCTTTCCGCTTTCCTGTCACACCATTTCAGATCCAGTCGCTTCTGATCAACCACCGCTCGTTTGAAAGAATTGCGCTCTGGAACGTCGATTTGGACGTTGAGCAGTGTCAGAAAATTGGCACTTTTGTCGATCAGAAAACTCTTATATACTTGAGCGGATGCAGCTATACCGAATCAGCTTTTGCGGCTTTATTTTCTTGTGATGGGACCTCTGGCCTTCGCAAGCTGAAGCTCATGGAAACTGTAAGCTCTTCCACCGTGGCAGCCATTTTTTGTAAAAAGTGCCGTCTGCGCGAATTAGCGTTGGTGAACAACCATCTCGACAAAAATTGCAAACAACAAATAACGGAGGGAATAAGAAACAACAAGACGCTGGTCCGATTCGACTTGCAACAGAACGAAATGACCGACTTTGAATGGATCTCCCTATTCCAGGCAGTCCGAGACCATCCTACTCTGGAAAGCTTAGACGTGTCCAG GAAACGCGTATGCGGGCTGTTGTTGACACGCTAA